A window of Chitinophaga sp. MM2321 contains these coding sequences:
- a CDS encoding RagB/SusD family nutrient uptake outer membrane protein, with product MKKFFPYKLSLVLIVLIATCISSCEKMLEENPKSFLNPNAFFVDDVSLKTGITGAYAITQSLYTNNMATIIAGVGTDIETSTGGAGQRQDLDTYASTGLTSVFRTYWADNYILVQRACAMIERAPDVSGASEGVKRRVVAEAKFLRALAYLNLVRAFGEVPLVVKETVSPDFDLPRAPIKDVYARILADLDDALEEGALLKVKDVAEPGRANYWAVKALKGRALVSMAAYKESAKIPGYAQIDQTVQSLYEQARDVLKDVIDAGVYDLEPLYTDVFSIDKKNSNVESIWDVQFSVDPYGSSWSKDFYGLQGTGKKPTNTFRFFASIGQSAIKPAPSFYYFFKDGDSRREINVPTYTIDFTNNVPTSKKSFDIKVAMDPNETKAAPIWTLMGTAKYQWGAWNAEMPFLFSQCPNNINIIRFADVLLMYAEAALKANGGLAPESAVDAANRVVKRARGLDAGGKVIPASATPNFPNYTTATLTFDEILQERARELCFEHIRWYDLVRTGLLKVKVEARYTPKVKVTIDESMDYLYPVPSVEIDVTTNTAGFKQNPGY from the coding sequence ATGAAGAAATTTTTCCCCTATAAACTTTCACTGGTATTAATAGTATTGATCGCAACGTGTATTTCTTCCTGTGAAAAGATGCTGGAAGAAAATCCAAAATCTTTTTTGAACCCCAATGCATTTTTTGTTGATGACGTTTCTCTTAAAACGGGTATAACAGGGGCATATGCGATAACGCAAAGTCTTTATACAAATAATATGGCCACCATTATAGCAGGTGTGGGAACTGATATAGAAACGAGTACGGGGGGGGCGGGGCAAAGACAGGATTTGGACACCTATGCATCTACAGGACTGACTTCTGTTTTCAGAACATATTGGGCTGATAATTATATACTAGTACAGCGGGCATGTGCTATGATTGAAAGAGCTCCTGATGTGAGTGGCGCCAGCGAGGGAGTTAAACGCAGGGTTGTTGCGGAAGCGAAATTTTTAAGAGCACTCGCATATTTGAACCTGGTGCGGGCGTTTGGAGAGGTACCGTTGGTAGTCAAAGAAACAGTTTCTCCTGATTTTGACTTACCCAGGGCTCCTATAAAAGACGTTTATGCCAGGATACTGGCAGATCTGGACGATGCGTTGGAAGAGGGGGCCTTACTTAAAGTGAAGGATGTTGCGGAGCCTGGCAGAGCAAATTACTGGGCTGTTAAAGCGTTAAAAGGAAGGGCGTTAGTTAGTATGGCTGCTTACAAGGAATCGGCTAAAATTCCTGGATATGCCCAGATCGATCAAACAGTTCAATCTTTGTACGAACAGGCGAGAGATGTTTTAAAAGACGTGATCGATGCGGGCGTGTATGATTTGGAGCCGTTATACACAGATGTATTTTCCATAGATAAAAAGAACAGCAATGTAGAATCAATATGGGATGTACAGTTTTCGGTGGATCCTTATGGTAGCTCATGGAGTAAGGATTTTTACGGACTCCAGGGCACGGGTAAGAAGCCGACGAATACATTCAGGTTTTTTGCTTCCATCGGCCAGAGTGCTATAAAACCCGCACCCTCTTTCTATTATTTCTTTAAGGACGGAGATAGTCGCAGAGAAATAAATGTGCCTACTTATACCATTGACTTTACGAATAATGTACCGACCAGTAAAAAGTCCTTTGATATAAAAGTGGCGATGGACCCTAATGAAACTAAGGCAGCTCCTATCTGGACGTTGATGGGAACCGCCAAATATCAGTGGGGAGCCTGGAATGCAGAGATGCCTTTCCTGTTCAGTCAATGCCCTAATAATATTAACATTATCAGGTTCGCTGATGTATTGCTGATGTATGCCGAAGCGGCCTTAAAAGCGAATGGTGGTCTGGCCCCTGAATCAGCCGTTGATGCGGCAAATAGGGTGGTAAAAAGGGCGAGGGGACTAGATGCAGGTGGCAAGGTCATTCCTGCAAGCGCTACACCCAACTTCCCGAATTATACGACAGCCACTTTGACCTTTGACGAAATTTTGCAGGAAAGAGCCAGAGAGTTGTGTTTTGAACATATCCGATGGTACGACCTAGTAAGAACCGGACTTCTTAAAGTAAAAGTTGAGGCAAGATATACGCCAAAAGTTAAGGTAACGATAGATGAAAGTATGGATTACCTATACCCGGTACCATCAGTGGAAATTGATGTTACCACTAATACGGCTGGTTTTAAACAGAATCCTGGATATTGA
- a CDS encoding FecR domain-containing protein: protein MNESRLTYLFQAYFNKTATIKERDELMALISLGEKDEELMGLLTETWEKFSTENQLFSEARGEEMLSGILEEGKRNSGTPVIGMSRSLLGWLRIAAAAAIFIFSVAATYYWINNQPPAQQSMLSDESSHLHRSTVVPGGNRAVLTLSDGSEIVLDSTQEGALTRQGNTKVVKLKTPTLAYNAGITDTQAIIYNTLSTPGGGNYQLILPDGTKVWLNASSSIHFPTYFKGKERYVTVTGEVYFEVAKNATMPFKINAKGVVVEVLGTHLNIMAYDDESSVNTTLLEGSVKVSQGTSEKVLVPGQESRVGKTGDMEVVQAEMEEVMAWKNGWFEFNTADIEKVMRQIARWYDVEVIYEGKMPTGHFSGLVSRQNDISEVLKIMEAGGVRFRIEGRKVFVLS, encoded by the coding sequence ATGAATGAATCGAGACTGACTTATTTATTTCAGGCTTATTTTAATAAAACCGCTACCATAAAGGAGCGGGATGAATTAATGGCGTTAATATCCCTCGGAGAAAAAGATGAGGAATTAATGGGTTTATTGACAGAGACCTGGGAGAAATTCAGTACTGAAAATCAATTGTTCAGTGAGGCCAGGGGAGAAGAAATGCTTTCGGGAATATTAGAGGAAGGAAAGCGGAATAGCGGGACACCCGTTATTGGGATGAGCAGGTCGTTATTGGGCTGGTTACGGATTGCAGCGGCAGCGGCTATTTTTATTTTTAGTGTTGCCGCAACTTACTATTGGATAAACAATCAACCTCCGGCGCAACAATCGATGTTGTCAGATGAGAGTAGCCACCTGCACAGGAGCACTGTTGTGCCTGGGGGGAATAGAGCGGTGCTCACCTTGTCTGACGGTTCTGAAATTGTACTTGACTCCACGCAGGAAGGTGCTTTGACCCGGCAGGGCAATACCAAAGTAGTGAAGTTGAAAACGCCCACACTGGCCTATAATGCCGGCATTACAGATACGCAGGCGATTATTTATAATACACTTTCCACCCCTGGTGGAGGGAACTATCAGCTAATATTGCCGGATGGGACCAAGGTGTGGCTTAATGCTTCTTCTTCGATTCATTTTCCTACCTACTTCAAAGGTAAGGAACGATACGTAACCGTGACGGGGGAAGTCTATTTTGAAGTGGCTAAGAATGCAACGATGCCTTTTAAAATAAATGCGAAGGGCGTGGTCGTGGAGGTGTTGGGAACTCATCTTAACATTATGGCCTATGATGATGAAAGTTCTGTCAATACAACTTTACTGGAAGGGTCGGTAAAAGTTTCTCAGGGTACTTCGGAAAAAGTGTTGGTTCCGGGTCAGGAATCAAGGGTTGGGAAAACAGGGGATATGGAGGTAGTGCAGGCCGAAATGGAGGAAGTTATGGCCTGGAAGAATGGTTGGTTTGAATTTAATACAGCTGATATCGAAAAAGTAATGCGTCAGATTGCAAGATGGTATGACGTTGAAGTTATCTATGAAGGAAAAATGCCAACCGGTCATTTTTCGGGGCTGGTAAGCCGGCAGAATGACATTTCAGAGGTGTTGAAAATTATGGAAGCTGGCGGTGTACGTTTTAGAATTGAAGGAAGGAAAGTGTTTGTTTTATCTTAA
- a CDS encoding RNA polymerase sigma-70 factor codes for MSGHSKNDLKVLLSKVAEGDENAFGQLFKSYYNQLGDFVMRITESEPLTQEIVQDVFLKIWINRDSLLAVNSFKAYLLVVARNHTFNCLKQIAKEKYQKNEWIKTALQHADSNVEGSSDSNPDRLIDEAIDLLPPQQKKVYMLSRREGKKHLEIASEMNISLETVKKHMVLALRFLKTYLRAHINFLIFFVPFF; via the coding sequence ATGTCTGGCCATTCAAAAAATGATTTGAAGGTGCTACTTTCAAAAGTAGCGGAGGGGGATGAAAATGCCTTTGGGCAGCTTTTTAAATCCTATTATAATCAACTGGGGGATTTTGTAATGCGTATTACTGAATCTGAACCTTTGACACAGGAGATCGTGCAGGATGTATTTTTGAAGATATGGATCAATCGGGATTCCCTTTTAGCGGTAAACTCATTTAAGGCTTATCTGCTGGTAGTGGCAAGAAATCATACGTTCAATTGTCTGAAACAAATAGCCAAGGAAAAATACCAAAAGAATGAATGGATAAAAACAGCATTGCAGCACGCCGATAGTAATGTAGAGGGAAGTAGTGATAGCAACCCTGATCGGCTGATTGACGAAGCCATTGACTTACTCCCACCGCAGCAGAAAAAAGTATATATGCTAAGCAGGAGAGAGGGGAAGAAGCACCTGGAGATAGCTTCCGAGATGAATATTTCTCTTGAAACAGTGAAAAAGCACATGGTGCTGGCACTACGTTTTTTGAAAACCTATCTACGTGCACATATCAACTTCCTGATTTTTTTTGTACCATTTTTTTAA
- a CDS encoding TonB-dependent receptor — MKKICSFPYQIPGMKIISKTLFVMKITAVLLIAVFLQVRAEKTNAQNISISERNTSLERVFKEIHRKTGFQFFYKVELLQQAKTFDINVKNASVEQVLELCFKGQPLNFTITKNTITIRGKEETQPVKAPDAPPALIQVRGNVNDEKGKPLPGVTILVVGGKRGTSTDEDGNFSISVQENAALRFSHLGYETVKIAVNGKAQLDVILHSADFTSLNDVVVVGYGTVKKRDLTGAVSSISEDAATDRIVTSLADVMKGRAAGVQITESDGSPGSESSIRIRGAGSINGSNEPLYVIDGIIGTGEDVSPADIASIEILKDASSTAIYGSRGANGVVLITTKSGSKGKTKVDIYANYGLQRIPHELEMMKAADYVHMRYDQNVNYFKKGTTTIDSLSYYDAEENIYKLPADRGAYGYWDGYNSPDSINTNWQDLMFQEVLTKDIRLNVSGGDAKQTYSLLLNYFGQNGIIPNSSTNNFSGRFNFNQKLHKNLSLNLNLNANTKNIKGVFGGDSKSVVMNTLSQPPTKPITSSELDLFPEEAVGVNNNPYYQVNNQTINRFNNGLVSSLTLNWKINDNFSFQTQNSYINKDASNENYYPSNTQQGYSANGVSSLSFNKQINLTTENLLFYNKKFGKSHAVNALLGASYNIDRNKKASLENRNFAVEELGINAIGLGINPQIPKNNFNESSLASLFTRLNYSYMDRYLFTATLRRDGSSRFGKSNKFANFPSGAFAWRVIEEKFLQKQKTLSDLKVRLSWGQSGQEAIPAYQSIASLNTAIYPMNGVDPTFGLAINSTPNPSLKWETTTQTDIGLEVGLLDNMFHFTFDVYNKVTRDMLNQVTTPLSTGYKSYWTNLGSIQNQGLEISMNAAVIRNKHFNWNVTYNMGFNRSKVIELNQNGYIQRNPSGNFQSMVNIIQEGYPLGLWYGFKKLGVYQSQSQIDKSGITSIFGTDISKYEPGSYIIEDINHDGVIDNGDQQILGKGTPDFSGGFINRFSYKGFDLSVVLQFSYGADIVNATRVRLSRLQSWSNQMRDLNDRWFPTLYTINPDETRGDLFIEGSPSDQYKRKGFFADDHLYSDNIENGSFIRLSDVTLAYTIPIKAIRALKISNIKLFASGKNLYVLTRYLGYDPEVGTSNSNTLAPGMDWSAYPKPRIVTLGANITF, encoded by the coding sequence ATGAAAAAAATCTGTTCGTTTCCATACCAGATCCCAGGTATGAAAATAATCTCCAAAACGTTATTTGTCATGAAAATAACAGCTGTTTTGCTAATTGCTGTATTCCTGCAGGTAAGGGCTGAAAAAACAAATGCACAAAACATTTCGATTTCGGAACGGAATACCAGTTTGGAAAGGGTTTTTAAAGAAATTCACCGAAAAACGGGGTTTCAGTTTTTTTATAAGGTTGAGTTATTACAACAGGCAAAAACTTTTGATATTAACGTCAAAAATGCATCTGTTGAACAGGTGTTGGAACTATGCTTTAAAGGTCAACCCCTGAATTTTACTATCACAAAAAATACCATCACGATTAGGGGAAAGGAAGAAACGCAGCCCGTGAAAGCCCCTGATGCACCTCCTGCGCTTATTCAAGTTAGGGGGAACGTAAACGATGAAAAAGGGAAGCCACTCCCTGGGGTGACCATTCTGGTAGTGGGCGGCAAAAGAGGCACCAGCACGGATGAAGACGGAAATTTTTCAATTTCTGTTCAGGAGAATGCGGCATTACGTTTTAGCCATTTAGGTTATGAAACGGTTAAAATTGCTGTTAATGGTAAGGCTCAACTCGATGTTATCCTACATTCCGCAGATTTCACCTCTTTGAATGATGTGGTGGTGGTGGGCTATGGTACGGTTAAAAAACGGGATCTGACGGGCGCTGTATCTTCTATATCAGAAGACGCTGCGACCGATCGGATTGTTACTTCTTTGGCGGATGTCATGAAGGGACGGGCTGCAGGGGTACAGATTACAGAATCGGATGGTTCACCCGGCAGTGAATCCAGCATCCGTATCCGGGGTGCAGGGTCGATCAACGGGAGTAACGAGCCTTTGTACGTAATAGACGGTATTATTGGTACCGGAGAAGATGTAAGTCCTGCAGACATAGCATCGATAGAGATATTAAAAGATGCATCATCCACTGCAATATATGGATCCAGAGGAGCTAATGGCGTAGTGCTAATTACAACAAAGTCCGGTTCTAAAGGGAAAACAAAAGTTGATATTTATGCGAATTATGGCCTGCAACGCATTCCGCATGAACTTGAGATGATGAAGGCTGCCGATTATGTACATATGCGTTATGACCAGAATGTAAATTATTTTAAAAAGGGGACAACCACCATTGATTCTTTATCATATTATGACGCTGAAGAAAATATATATAAACTTCCTGCAGATCGTGGCGCTTATGGCTATTGGGATGGCTATAACAGCCCCGACTCTATTAATACAAACTGGCAGGATTTAATGTTCCAGGAAGTATTGACGAAAGATATCCGGTTAAATGTTTCCGGGGGTGATGCCAAGCAGACTTACTCACTTTTATTAAATTATTTTGGACAAAATGGAATAATCCCTAACAGCTCAACAAATAATTTTTCCGGCCGTTTCAATTTTAACCAGAAATTACATAAGAACCTGTCGTTAAATCTGAACCTGAATGCGAATACGAAAAATATTAAAGGTGTTTTTGGAGGAGATAGCAAAAGTGTTGTGATGAACACACTTTCTCAACCCCCCACAAAGCCAATTACGTCCAGTGAGCTGGATTTATTTCCTGAAGAAGCAGTAGGCGTAAACAACAATCCCTATTATCAGGTAAATAATCAAACTATTAACAGGTTTAATAATGGGTTAGTATCTTCTCTGACTTTGAATTGGAAAATTAATGACAATTTTAGTTTTCAAACCCAGAATAGCTACATCAATAAAGATGCTTCCAATGAAAATTATTATCCTTCCAACACCCAACAGGGATATTCGGCGAATGGTGTAAGCTCGCTGAGCTTTAACAAGCAAATTAATCTGACGACGGAGAACCTACTGTTTTATAATAAGAAGTTTGGAAAGAGCCATGCCGTGAACGCTTTGTTGGGCGCGTCTTATAACATTGATCGAAATAAAAAAGCGAGCCTTGAAAACAGAAATTTTGCAGTAGAAGAGCTGGGTATTAATGCGATAGGGTTGGGAATAAATCCGCAGATACCTAAAAATAATTTTAATGAATCCTCGCTGGCTTCTTTATTTACCCGGCTCAATTATTCGTATATGGATCGCTACCTTTTTACGGCAACATTGCGCCGGGATGGTTCGTCGCGGTTTGGTAAAAGTAATAAGTTTGCGAACTTTCCGTCAGGTGCATTCGCATGGCGGGTTATTGAGGAGAAATTTCTTCAAAAACAAAAGACACTCAGCGATCTGAAGGTTCGCCTAAGTTGGGGTCAGAGCGGCCAGGAGGCTATACCAGCCTATCAGTCCATCGCATCATTGAATACGGCAATTTACCCTATGAACGGCGTAGATCCGACTTTTGGTTTAGCCATTAATAGTACCCCAAACCCTTCGCTCAAATGGGAAACGACTACACAAACAGATATAGGGTTAGAAGTGGGCTTACTGGACAATATGTTTCACTTCACCTTTGATGTATATAATAAAGTTACCCGTGATATGCTTAATCAGGTAACTACACCATTATCAACCGGATACAAAAGCTATTGGACAAATCTGGGCTCTATCCAAAACCAAGGATTGGAAATCAGTATGAATGCCGCTGTTATCCGAAATAAGCACTTCAATTGGAACGTGACCTATAATATGGGGTTCAATCGTTCGAAAGTTATTGAATTGAACCAGAACGGTTACATTCAAAGAAACCCATCAGGGAACTTTCAGTCGATGGTTAACATCATTCAGGAAGGATACCCGCTCGGACTCTGGTACGGATTCAAGAAATTAGGGGTTTACCAAAGCCAGTCGCAAATTGATAAAAGTGGGATCACCTCAATTTTTGGAACAGACATCAGTAAATACGAGCCCGGATCCTACATAATAGAAGATATCAATCACGATGGCGTTATTGATAATGGAGATCAGCAGATATTGGGGAAAGGGACCCCTGACTTTTCGGGTGGTTTTATTAATAGATTCTCCTATAAAGGGTTTGATTTATCAGTGGTGTTGCAATTTAGCTATGGTGCCGATATTGTGAACGCCACAAGGGTCCGGCTCTCCCGCTTACAAAGCTGGTCAAACCAAATGAGGGATTTGAACGACAGGTGGTTTCCCACGCTCTATACTATCAATCCAGATGAAACCAGAGGCGATCTGTTTATTGAGGGCAGCCCAAGTGATCAATACAAACGGAAGGGATTTTTTGCAGATGACCATTTGTATAGTGACAACATTGAGAATGGATCTTTTATTCGTTTAAGTGATGTTACGTTAGCTTATACAATACCCATAAAAGCAATAAGGGCGTTAAAAATCAGCAACATAAAGCTTTTTGCAAGCGGTAAAAACCTGTACGTATTGACAAGGTATTTGGGCTATGATCCTGAAGTGGGCACTTCAAATAGCAATACGCTGGCGCCCGGAATGGATTGGAGCGCTTATCCAAAACCAAGAATTGTGACATTAGGAGCAAATATTACCTTTTAG
- a CDS encoding TonB-dependent receptor domain-containing protein produces MSGLKIEKAIAATSGSVLTKALSEKKRPFLLSKKCIYFIGVLLVITSALSAQNAGVGGIVSDQFTHLPMSYASVSIYNTSDTSLVNGTITDSKGHFQLNRLKAGHFYLKIQFVGYQTKMVPFLNLSEGEKVDLGVLFVNPDQRMLDEIKVVGKVAESYNKIDKQVYRANQFEAAKGGSAMDVLKNMPSVSVTGEGEISMRGSTGFLVLINGKPVLTDAQLVLSQIPANAIENIELITAPSAKYDPDGKSGIINIVTKKGVNEGLSFVVNVQKGLPSTTDHNNLEKPIRFGGDVMVNYKNDKWDISAGANYTRNDVAGFREGDAFTKNYNDTRDYITRFPSTGERSFDKHDYAGRMSLDFTPDSNNVFSLGFFSGRRFQSRLADIHYKNSATYLDAAEPFRETEYFNSNLQIKEGNFTLGNLDYTHIFLNKSSLTAVVVYERANLYGNTRNRNLTSDTPGADTLQYVFNPYKRPINGYRFKLDYAMSVGRGILESGYQFRYDTQEGKFDYQVTPLPAFEDPARFSGSMSAKSQINAVYSQYSAKAGQLEYIGGLRYEYATRTVDLSYDPVPHKLNLSNLFPTASLLYTLNNGWKTKAGYSRRIQRTTHHELNPIPEREHSETLEQGDPNLLPELVSLVELGVIKNLKSGSFFVTAYYQDIKNAIQRVNSIYADTILNRVYTNAERARLTGLELGTNLQPLKWWNLYIGGNVYHYKINGNLNILGEKFNISNTAWAYSINANTNFKLSSTWSIQGNLNYLSDRPTAQGENSMFLTPGTSVKKTFMKGKMSVMLQWQNMDMGFMGSGRQRITTSGPGFYTTTNYIYETDIFMVNLSFSLNRLTSKLKLPKSELGDKEF; encoded by the coding sequence ATGAGTGGATTAAAGATCGAAAAAGCAATTGCGGCAACAAGCGGATCAGTATTAACAAAGGCTTTGTCTGAAAAAAAACGCCCATTCCTTTTAAGTAAAAAGTGTATTTACTTTATTGGTGTTTTATTGGTCATTACGTCAGCGCTATCTGCGCAAAATGCGGGTGTCGGGGGAATAGTCAGTGATCAGTTCACCCATTTACCCATGAGCTATGCAAGCGTGTCTATATATAATACAAGCGACACCAGTTTGGTAAACGGCACAATTACGGATTCAAAAGGCCATTTTCAACTGAATAGATTAAAAGCAGGCCATTTTTACCTGAAAATTCAATTTGTTGGCTATCAAACGAAGATGGTACCTTTTTTAAATCTGTCTGAAGGAGAGAAAGTTGACCTCGGCGTACTATTTGTTAATCCGGATCAAAGAATGTTGGACGAAATTAAAGTTGTTGGAAAGGTCGCAGAAAGTTACAACAAAATTGATAAGCAGGTATATAGAGCAAACCAGTTTGAAGCAGCCAAAGGCGGTTCGGCCATGGATGTCTTAAAAAACATGCCATCGGTGTCCGTAACCGGAGAAGGTGAGATAAGTATGCGGGGTTCTACCGGATTCCTGGTCTTAATTAATGGTAAACCTGTACTAACAGATGCGCAGTTGGTGCTAAGCCAAATCCCTGCCAATGCCATTGAAAATATAGAATTGATTACTGCCCCATCTGCGAAATATGACCCTGACGGAAAATCCGGGATCATCAATATCGTCACTAAAAAGGGGGTGAATGAAGGGCTTTCTTTTGTAGTCAATGTGCAGAAAGGTTTGCCTAGTACCACGGATCATAATAATCTGGAAAAACCGATTCGTTTCGGTGGGGATGTAATGGTGAATTATAAAAATGACAAGTGGGATATATCTGCCGGGGCCAATTACACCAGAAATGATGTAGCCGGTTTCCGGGAAGGGGATGCTTTTACGAAAAACTACAATGATACAAGGGACTATATTACCCGGTTTCCTTCTACCGGGGAAAGAAGTTTTGATAAGCATGATTATGCGGGAAGGATGTCGCTCGATTTTACGCCGGATTCAAACAATGTGTTTTCACTCGGTTTTTTTAGCGGCCGGAGATTTCAATCACGCTTAGCCGATATTCATTATAAAAATAGCGCCACTTACCTGGATGCTGCTGAACCATTTCGGGAAACGGAATATTTTAATTCCAACCTTCAGATAAAAGAAGGGAATTTCACGCTAGGTAATCTGGACTACACGCACATCTTTTTGAATAAATCGTCATTAACGGCTGTTGTTGTGTATGAACGTGCCAATTTGTATGGCAATACCAGGAATCGTAATCTGACGAGCGATACGCCTGGCGCGGATACGCTGCAATATGTTTTTAATCCTTATAAAAGACCTATCAACGGTTACAGGTTTAAATTGGATTATGCGATGTCTGTTGGACGGGGCATTCTGGAGAGTGGTTATCAGTTTAGATACGATACGCAGGAGGGTAAGTTTGATTACCAGGTAACACCTCTGCCCGCGTTTGAGGATCCGGCGAGATTCTCGGGGAGCATGAGCGCCAAAAGCCAGATCAATGCCGTTTATAGTCAATACAGTGCGAAAGCCGGCCAGTTGGAATACATAGGGGGCCTGCGTTATGAATATGCGACCAGAACTGTTGATTTATCATATGATCCCGTTCCGCATAAGCTGAATTTATCCAATTTATTCCCCACTGCCAGCTTACTTTACACGTTGAATAATGGTTGGAAAACCAAGGCGGGGTACAGTAGACGAATACAAAGGACAACGCATCATGAGCTCAATCCCATTCCTGAACGGGAGCATTCGGAAACGCTGGAACAAGGAGATCCCAACCTTTTACCAGAACTTGTAAGCCTCGTTGAACTTGGCGTCATTAAAAACCTTAAGAGCGGATCCTTTTTTGTTACCGCTTATTATCAGGATATAAAAAATGCCATTCAAAGGGTCAATAGCATCTATGCCGATACTATTCTCAACCGGGTGTATACCAATGCAGAAAGAGCCCGATTAACAGGGCTGGAGTTGGGGACCAATTTGCAACCGCTGAAATGGTGGAATCTGTATATAGGTGGGAATGTCTATCATTACAAGATCAATGGCAATCTTAATATTTTAGGTGAGAAATTTAACATCAGTAATACAGCATGGGCCTATTCGATAAATGCCAACACAAATTTTAAATTAAGTAGTACGTGGAGTATTCAGGGGAATCTGAATTATTTGTCTGATCGTCCTACAGCCCAGGGAGAGAATTCTATGTTTTTGACGCCCGGTACATCCGTGAAAAAGACCTTCATGAAGGGGAAGATGTCGGTTATGCTTCAGTGGCAAAATATGGATATGGGTTTTATGGGTTCCGGTCGCCAACGTATTACTACCAGCGGCCCTGGCTTTTATACGACCACCAATTATATTTATGAAACAGATATTTTTATGGTCAACCTTAGCTTTAGCTTAAATAGACTTACCAGTAAATTGAAACTCCCGAAAAGCGAATTGGGTGACAAGGAGTTTTAG